Proteins co-encoded in one Euleptes europaea isolate rEulEur1 chromosome 1, rEulEur1.hap1, whole genome shotgun sequence genomic window:
- the RHO gene encoding LOW QUALITY PROTEIN: rhodopsin (The sequence of the model RefSeq protein was modified relative to this genomic sequence to represent the inferred CDS: inserted 3 bases in 2 codons; deleted 5 bases in 4 codons; substituted 1 base at 1 genomic stop codon) yields the protein MNGMEGNHFYVPVSNKIGLLCTEFKYPQYCLAXTSAYFFPLILLGFPINHLALLVTIQHKKFGTLLNYMPLTLTIASLFLVLTDFTTIMYTPVAGNHIRGTRGMSAEGTFCSFTGEMALWSLIKLVVERYVVVCKPMNNFCFSETHTLIGLTLIMALSXGHSPLLGWSTYILEGLQCSCGVDYCTPTPEVHQAHSKSFYIYMLMLHFVKPMTIIFCYKRLVCSVREAAAKLQESDTTKKADXEVTCMVAIMVTSFLIFWIPNASVAFCIFTHQGSDVSPVFMTIPAFFAKSSAIYNTVIYVFFSVQFHNCRITALCCGKNPLADKDASVDPKTFTISTSQVTPG from the exons ATGAATGGAATGGAAGGCAATCATTTCTATGTCCCTGTGTCCAACAAGATTGGTCTT CTTTGTACAGAGTTCAAGTATCCACAATACTGCTTAG GAACATCTGCCTACTTTTTTCCCCTGATTCTCTTGGGGTTCCCTATCAACCACTTAGCTCTCTTG GTCACCATCCAACACAAGAAATTTGGAACACTACTAAACTACATGCCCTTAACTTTGACCATAGCCAGTCTCTTCCTGGTCTTAACAGATTTCACAACCATCATGTATACACCTGTCGCAGGCAACCATAT AAGGGGTACACGGGGGATGAGTGCAGAAG GCACCTTTTGCTCTTTTACTGGTGAAATGGCTCTGTGGTCTTTGATAAAACTGGTAGTAGAAAGGTATGTGGTGGTCTGCAAGCCCATGAACAATTTCTGTTTCAGTGAGACCCATACCCTCATAGGCCTCACTTTGATCATGGCCTTGTC TGGCCATTCTCCTCTCTTGGGATGGTCAAC ATACATTCTAGAAGGTCTGCAGTGTTCATGTGGAGTTGATTATTGTACACCAACCCCAGAGGTGCACCAAGCCCACAGTAAGTCCTTTTACATTTATATGCTCATGTTACACTTTGTGAAACCAATGACTATTATCTTCTGCTACAAACGCCTTGTCTGTTCTGTCAGAGAG GCTGCGGCTAAGCTACAGGAGTCAGACACCACCAAGAAAGCTGACTAAGAAGTTACTTGCATGGTTGCCATCATGGTCACTTCCTTCCTTATTTTCTGGATCCCAAATGCC AGTGTTGCTTTCTGCATCTTTACTCAC CAAGGATCTGATGTCAGCCCTGTCTTCATGACCATCCCAGCCTTCTTTGCCAAGAGCTCAGCTATCTATAACACAGTGATTTACGT CTTTTTTTCTGTCCAGTTTCATAACTGTAGGATCACAGCGCTCTGCTGTGGAAAGAATCCTCTGGCTGATAAGGATGCTTCAGTTGACCCTAAGACTTTCACAATCTCAACAAGTCAGGTTACTCCTGGATAG